The following coding sequences lie in one Crassostrea angulata isolate pt1a10 chromosome 10, ASM2561291v2, whole genome shotgun sequence genomic window:
- the LOC128165429 gene encoding deoxynucleotidyltransferase terminal-interacting protein 2-like, with protein MKYLLESRFSSSDEDSSSDEEVNELASALSESIAKHITVKRQQKSANVDNSIFVLDKTPGNVPLKSPENDNKEKSSGKTNIKKSKKKTKKNYDGLSSYIHCNIDIMDPSTYKPKQGEHKKQKNKGKETKTDRVVQELMKKSVITPDFEKQDSLEPYEEGRRKQKLKRKKEKAMTKGKGWFDMKAPEMTDEAKMNLEMLKMRKALDPKRFYKNNDMKGLPKFFQFGKVVESAADFYHSRVPKKKRKANLVQELLADAEFRQYNKRKYVEIQEAKKKGDGPYKRMRRLKKKKKIN; from the exons atgaaatatctGTTGGAATCAAGATTTTCTTCTTCGGATGAAGATAGCTCATCCGATGAAGAAGTAAACGAGCTGGCATCAGCTCTAAGTGAAAGTATCGCCAAACATATCACAGTGAAGCGACAGCAAAAGAGTGCAAATGTTGACAATTCTATTTTTGTGTTGGACAAAACACCTGGAAATGTTCCACTAAAGTCTCCAGAAAACGACAACAAAGAAAAGTCCAGTGGAAAAACAAATATCAAGAAATCAAAGAAGAAAACTAAGAAAAACTA TGATGGTTTATCTTCATACATACACTGTAACATTGACATCATGGACCCAAGTACATATAAACCTAAACAAGGggaacataaaaaacaaaagaataaaGGAAAGGAAACCAAGACAGACAGAGTAGTGCAG GAACTCATGAAGAAGAGCGTGATTACACCAGACTTTGAAAAACAAGATTCTCTGGAGCCATATGAAGAAGGTcgaagaaaacaaaaactaaaaagAAAG aaaGAGAAGGCTATGACAAAGGGCAAAGGCTGGTTTGATATGAAGGCCCCAGAAATGACAGATGAAGCCAAAATGAATTTGGAGATGCTCAAGATGAGGAAGGCTCTGGATCCAAAACGCTTCTACAAGAACAATGACATGAAGGGTCTGCCCAAGTTCTTCCAGTTTGGAAAAGTGGTGGAATCAGCGGCAGACTTCTATCATTCCAGAGTTCCCAAGAAGAAGCGGAAAGCCAACCTGGTCCAGGAGCTGCTAGCTGATGCTGAATTCAGACA AtacaacaaaagaaaatatgttgaGATTCAGGAAGCCAAGAAGAAAGGAGATGGACCTTATAAAAGGATGAGaagattaaagaaaaagaagaaaataaattaa
- the LOC128166373 gene encoding coilin-like, with protein MSAPMEGVAPVRVKLLFNNLPLESSWVLVKTKKYSRVKEFLDYIKRKFIPKTDGSLTIHINGCKVPEWEKSCIFREDDVVQLYLNEVAYSSNRLVDPKVCENNDAEERIVPKKKKKKNKEEPTPKLSLEKEHEEMDTWRSAGDDNLEIKKRKLSTEKQDVMPSEKDGSAKKAEEEQESVTRKRKRTRKRKNHKEEIVTPASASNKPVNVRPLRQYADTSNNLHIKFSSDNEEEERNSVTDSKRIQQDFTDRQTHRTSTPVYQADQDQSAGAGDFTYNGQSSFSLEKPNLTQSVLANGVTVFSRPRSRQIKSNNFRELSKDEQLSTRLSNRSFVLQNTSQSNGVDDQIFTSMDMAESNLSGIPNIAIPVRRDYQKFPLLQGDPNPGDKIAFKILEMSDDYTPEVGDYKEAEIIGFNSSSQMVELKIIPGFIKERKLGKFDVDFGEDEGEVHGSSSEVQNHPLTSLMEVRLITD; from the exons ATGTCTGCGCCCATGGAAGGAGTCGCACCTGTCCGGGTTAAACTTCTATTTAATAACCTTCCTTTAGAAAGTTCTTGGGTTTTAGTGAAAACCAAAAAATACTCAAGAGTGAAAGAATTTTTAGATTACATAAAACGAAAATTTATTCCAAAGACAGATGGATCATTGACAATTCACATTAATGGCTGTAAAGTCCCAGAATGGGAGAAATCCTGTATATTTCGTGAAGATGACGTTGTGCAATTGTACTTGAATGAGGTGGCCTATAGTTCTAATCG GTTAGTAGATCCAAAAGTGTGCGAGAATAATGATGCTGAAGAAAGAATTGTAcccaagaaaaagaagaagaaaaacaaagagGAACCGACACCAAAGTTAAGTCTGGAGAAAGAACATGAAGAAATGGACACATGGAGATCAGCGGGAGATGATAATTTGgagataaagaaaagaaaattgtcAACAGAAAAACAAGATGTTATGCCCAGTGAAAAAGATGGATCTGCCAAAAAGGCAGAAGAAGAGCAGGAAAGTGTGACCCGCAAAAGGAAAAGGACCAGAAAGCGTAAAAATCATAAAGAAGAGATTGTTACTCCTGCGAGCGCTAGTAACAAACCAGTAAATGTGCGGCCTCTCAGACAATATGCAGACACATCCAACAATTTGCACATCAAGTTCTCTTCAGATAACGAGGAGGAAGAAAGAAACTCTGTGACAGACTCCAAAAGGATACAACAGGACttcacagacagacagactcaCAGAACCAGCACTCCCGTGTACCAGGCTGATCAGGACCAGTCTGCAGGGGCTGGTGATTTTACATATAATGGACAGAGTTCTTTTTCATTGGAGAAACCAAATTTGACACAGTCAGTCTTAGCGAATGGAGTGACAGTGTTCTCAAGACCAAGAAGTCGACAGATAAAGAGCAATAATTTTAGAGAACTGAGCAAAGATGAGCAACTGTCCACCAGGCTCAGCAACAGGTCCTTCGTTTTACAG aaCACAAGCCAAAGTAATGGAGTAGATGATCAAATTTTTACGTCAATGGACATGGCTGAGAGTAATCTATCAGGGATACCCAACATTGCCATCCCAGTACGCAGAGACTACCAGAAATTTCCATTGCTGCAGGGAGACCCCAATCCTGGAGACAAGATAGCATTCAAG ATTCTAGAAATGTCTGACGATTACACCCCAGAAGTTGGAGACTACAAG GAGGCAGAAATCATTGGGTTTAACAGTTCATCCCAGATGGTGGAACTGAAAATTATACCAGGGTTCATTAAAG AGCGCAAGTTGGGGAAGTTTGATGTGGATTTTGGTGAGGATGAGGGGGAGGTTCACGGATCTTCCTCAGAAGTTCAG AATCACCCTTTGACCTCCCTGATGGAAGTGAGGCTCATCACAGACTGA
- the LOC128165430 gene encoding folliculin-interacting protein 1-like — protein MNVNDEYDKQFLNQYQTLFLSDKLTNGTPGEKADVYRRLMGQLQLARNHGRLSSDNLELLLKEYWRPYTAIVDTHNTEQGLNNFAEGALSICSKYRNESQKWKSSLSLEKVQQMESYKKYLADVKDKQEKLLPEGRQSEIVIKSRGSRDQTTTSKQGGPAKSSFLASSSGHLQGRLSDSLNSNRERQHPRTMRNPGETEGNDQPFGSFNQRPPTFGNTSVAAGSERNQMVGGGVKQSGNRRPLFGNGGKMYGERENVNPFSNHFGEEKPFQNRQVREESNSMKRPYMDDGMEGPSGQGQNDQPSFSGPFRTAKEQLNIENQKKFGRGRGTVSTSSYGATKKSLGTRRGPSSRFVPPVMNREENEEPDDVGVKAITRSVLGKNGEKGEEVTDERLKGIEPKMIELIMNEIMDHGPQLSWDDIAGLEFAKKTIKEIVVWPMLRPDIFTGLRGPPKGLLLFGPPGTGKTLIGKCIASQSKSTFFSISASSLTSKWVGEGEKMVRAMFAVARCHQPAVVFIDEIDSLLSQRSDGEHEASRRIKTEFLIQLDGAATLSDERILVIGATNRPQEIDEAARRRFVKRLYIPLPEGEARKHIVLNLLSQQTYQLSEAELNAIQLKSEGYSGSDMSYLCKEAALGPIRSMPFGDIENITADQVRPIMYEDFEAAFHQVRASVSDKDLDLYLEWDRIKIFVARKRAREQPNPKSTINRKCGRNSNLFNKGKEWKTPDFDPSQIRLLLYSELDGNRSILFDSKSVIKVEEKQSRCSRSSKCHRRETQPNTSPNTSAGENSCPRYQAKYQLTKPCSDFKTLEEVLFGSVGMAQKGSSLKVHFLWSQMLLTKVFIPTTPKQESLHCDLDLDQSYQSQGEQTSPRLIYQPEKPHTNDHSVPMDVPDRIATFDIYDRDSGLASLTSSGSFHTPFPSPSSNASSYSSMHRRWMRSMATSFEGIKKRNSQDNLAAQDAPNSLGPQPGCRKRKSKLALGIVFGGDQKQNEQENLIFQNFFFSHITLIEGHLEKLKMAVEKAYCSKNKFVDIVMEALEIFRGDIMDLYTTPRLSEPVWLSMMSHPSYRYQICETFMRELVSLINKFDSKNNEFFMSTLVTAVLTHHLAWVPTVTPAGGTPSKTYLHNHSAKWVDTLAKTHPYNPLWAQLGDMYGAIGYPLKIARTIIVGKKADIVRKILYILSYFIRCSDVHENSELGSLKSFLEDISLEAQEEDKTPVQEGFKFPTGADEKLENYYNNSNSVINVTDSGTHDVHSSGDFNRSVDRKSLKLDLHGHPILHEGSDVKRNNEVESSLEMNQDEGYCSIVQSEDGEKIKCRLSTDNVVENVRIETVRNVNRAITNGTCEEKVTNPANTTSVFSSKLSHKEATVKTPSTADIKHLYLSERSLSMFNEYMDDDSIETKTIDEVPEDKRVVIHPAIRDLVTSQSLECLPEALEAEVGGTHQRRLGSVGQTARPKVSPLSRQISSELSKPSTYNPGRCRSVTPTELNRRRHLSSTSSFDFDHMDPLVHFKELSMPSISSEKNSSIKMFDRNFGRSLLADFSDHYLSNFVLHGTSDTNFKERLIIDLHMATQHPVLDEPITEAVFIVADTDKWTVDIMSSKSSDQPPKVSRVVASQLVCNMMDAVQQLHKLKMSSEFCLMHLEDRLQEIYFKSIMLAEYLRDSKNPGPCDIKGITKLLGFDAGDLPLLVAIAGTHSPHLSLGVV, from the exons ATGAACGTGAATGATGAATATGACAAGCAGTTTTTAAACCAGTATCAAACACTGTTTTTGTCGGATAAACTGACTAATGGAACGCCAGGCGAAAAAGCAGACGTATATAGACGTCTGATGGGGCAGCTCCAGTTAGCACGGAATCATGGAAG GTTAAGCAGTGATAATTTGGAGCTTCTGTTAAAAGAGTACTGGAGACCTTACACTGCTATTGTGGATACTCATAACACAGAACAAG gCTTGAATAACTTTGCTGAGGGAGCACTATCAATATGCAGCAAATACAGAAATG AAAGCCAGAAATGGAAGAGTTCTTTGTCACTGGAGAAAGTACAACAGATGGAGAGTTACAAAAAATACTTGGCTGATGTCAAG GATAAGCAGGAAAAATTGCTTCCTGAAGGGAGGCAGTCAGAGATTGtgataaaatctagaggttccAGGGACCAGACCACTACCAGTAAGCAAGGGGGACCAGCAAAGTCTAGTTTTCTGGCCAGCAGCAGTGGCCACTTACAGGGCCGGTTATCTGACAGCCTGAATTCTAATCGTGAAAGGCAGCATCCAAGGACAATGAGAAATCCAGGGGAAACTGAAG GGAATGACCAGCCATTTGGAAGCTTTAATCAAAGACCACCTACATTTGGCAACACTTCAGTTGCTGCAGGAAGTGAGAGAAATCAGATGGTAGGGGGAGGAGTCAAACAGTCTGGGAACAGGAGACCTTTGTTTGGAAATGGAGGGAAAATGTATGGGGAGAGAGAAAATGTCAACCCATTTTCTAACCATTTTGGTGAAGAAAAGCCGTTTCAGAACAGACAAGTGAGGGAAGAG AGTAATTCCATGAAGAGACCCTACATGGACGATGGTATGGAAGGACCTAGCGGTCAGGGACAAAATGACCAGCCAAGTTTTTCTGGCCCATTCAGAACAGCAAAAGAACAACTG aaTATTGAGAACCAGAAAAAGTTTGGGAGAGGGAGAGGAACGGTATCAACGTCTTCCTATGGAGCTACCAAGAAGTCTCTGGGTACAAG acgGGGCCCAAGCAGTAGGTTTGTGCCACCTGTGatgaatagagaagaaaatgaaGA ACCTGATGATGTAGGTGTAAAAGCCATCACGCGGTCTGTGTTGGGTAAGAATGGAGAGAAAGGTGAAGAAGTGACAGATGAACGACTGAAAGGAATAGAACCCAAGATGATAGAACTGATCATGAATGAG ATCATGGATCATGGGCCTCAGCTTTCCTGGGATGATATCGCCGGTCTAGAATTTGCCAAGAAAACCATTAAAGAAATTGTTGTTTGGCCTATGTTAAGACC AGACATATTCACGGGACTGCGGGGCCCACCAAAGGGGCTGCTGCTGTTTGGACCTCCAGGCACAGGCAAGACCCTGATAG GTAAATGCATTGCTAGTCAGTCCAAGTCTACCTTCTTCAGCATCAGTGCTTCTTCACTCACTTCTAAATGG GTTGGTGAGGGAGAGAAGATGGTGCGTGCAATGTTTGCTGTGGCCCGGTGTCATCAGCCAGCGGTTGTGTTCATTGACGAGATAGACTCCCTACTGTCCCAGAGATCCGATGGAGAACATGAAGCCTCACGCAGGATCAAAACAGAGTTCCTTATACAGCTG GATGGGGCTGCCACTTTGTCTGATGAAAGAATTCTAGTCATAGGAGCTACTAACAG ACCACAAGAAATTGATGAGGCTGCAAGACGGCGGTTTGTGAAGAGACTGTATATTCCACTTCCAGAGGGCGAGGCTCGTAAACACATCGTCCTCAATCTCCTGTCACAGCAGACTTATCAGCTGTCTGAGGCAGAGTTAAACGCCATTCAACTCAAGTCTGAAG GCTACTCTGGGTCGGATATGTCCTACCTGTGCAAAGAGGCGGCACTAGGACCGATCAGGTCAATGCCATTTGGGGACATAGAAAACATTACAGCTGATCAG GTGAGACCAATAATGTATGAGGACTTTGAAGCTGCCTTCCATCAGGTGAGAGCCAGTGTCTCCGACAAAGATCTGGACCTCTACTTAGAGTGGGACAGAAT aaaaatatttgttgcGAGAAAAAGGGCCCGGGAGCAGCC AAACCCAAAATCTACTATA aatcGTAAATGTGGGAGAAATTCAAACTTATTCAACAAAGGAAAAGA GTGGAAGACTCCAGATTTTGACCCGTCTCAGATCAGATTGCTGCTCTACAGTGAGTTGGATGGAAATCGCAGCATTTTGTTTGACTCAAAGTCAGTCATTAAAGTAGAGGAAAAG CAGTCCAGATGTTCTCGAAGTTCAAAATGTCACAGAAGAGAAACCCAGCCAAATACAAGTCCTAACACTTCCGCAGGGGAGAACAGCTGCCCCCGATATCAGGCCAAATACCAG TTAACAAAGCCATGCTCGGATTTCAAGACGCTCGAGGAGGTGCTATTTGGCAGTGTGGGAATGGCACAAAAGGGCTCCTCCCTCAAAGTCCATTTCCTGTG GTCACAGATGCTGCTGACCAAAGTCTTTATTCCAACCACCCCAAAACAAGAATCCCTTCACTG TGACCTCGATCTAGATCAAAGTTATCAAAGTCAAGGAGAACAAACCAGTCCGCGGCTCATTTATCAGCCGGAGAAACCCCATACAAATG ATCACAGTGTCCCCATGGATGTACCTGATAGAATCGCCACCTTTGATATTTACGATAGAGACAGTGGACTGGCTTCAT TGACATCCAGTGGCAGTTTCCACACGCCTTTCCCCTCCCCCAGCAGTAACGCCAGTAGTTACAGCAGCATGCATCGGCGCTGGATGAGAAGTATGGCCACTTCCTTCGAGGGAATCAAGAAACGCAACTCGCAGGACAACCTGGCTGCCCAAGATGCACCT AACTCACTGGGTCCTCAGCCAGGCTGTAGAAAGAGAAAGAGTAAGCTCGCTCTAGGCATTGTGTTCGGGGGCGACCAGAAGCAGAATGAACAGGAGAACTT AATTTTCCAGAATTTCTTCTTTTCTCACATTACACTGATCGAAGGTCACCTTGAAAAGTTAAAGATGGCGGTGGAGAAAGCCTACTGCTCCAAAAACAAGTTTGTGGACATTGTCATGGAG GCTCTGGAGATATTCCGTGGAGACATAATGGACCTGTACACCACGCCGCGCCTCAGTGAGCCCGTGTGGCTGAGCATGATGTCCCACCCCAGCTACCGCTACCAGATCTGTGAGACCTTTATGAGGGAGTTGGTCTCACTCATCAACAAGTTTGACAGCAAAAATAATGAGTT TTTTATGAGTACTTTGGTGACAGCAGTGCTGACTCATCATCTCGCCTGGGTTCCCACGGTAACCCCGGCTGGGGGCACGCCTTCCAAAACATACCTCCATAATCACTCCGCTAAATGG GTTGACACATTAGCCAAAACTCATCCTTACAACCCACTGTGGGCACAGTTAGG GGATATGTATGGTGCTATTGGTTATCCACTGAAGATAGCTAGGACTATTATTGTGGGGAAAAAAGCGGACATTGTCAGGAAAATCCTTTACATATTGAGCTACTTTATACGCTGTAGTGACGTTCATGAGAACAGTGAGCTTGGTTCCCTGAAGTCGTTCTTAGAAGACATCAGTCTGGAAGCACAGGAGGAGGATAAAACCCCCGTACAGGAGGGCTTCAAATTCCCCACAGGCGCCGACGAGAAACTTGAAAATTACTATAATAATAGCAATTCTGTGATAAATGTAACTGACAGTGGAACGCATGATGTTCACAGCAGTGGGGACTTCAACCGCAGTGTGGACAGGAAAAGTCTGAAACTAGATCTGCATGGCCACCCTATTCTTCATGAGGGAAGTGATGTGAAAAGGAATAACGAGGTGGAATCATCACTAGAGATGAATCAGGATGAAGGGTATTGCTCAATAGTTCAGTCGGAGGACGGGGAAAAGATCAAGTGTAGACTGTCGACAGATAACGTGGTGGAAAACGTTCGCATAGAAACTGTGAGAAATGTCAACAGAGCCATAACTAACGGGACTTGTGAGGAGAAAGTAACGAATCCTGCCAATACCACCTCAGTGTTTTCATCTAAGTTGAGCCACAAGGAGGCGACAGTCAAAACTCCGTCCACAGCAGATATCAAACACCTGTATCTTTCAGAAAGGAGCCTTAGTATGTTTAACGAGTACATGGATGATGATAGCATTGAAACTAAAACGATCGATGAGGTTCCAGAAGACAAGCGAGTGGTGATTCATCCAGCAATAAGAGACCTAGTGACATCCCAGTCATTGGAATGTCTGCCGGAAGCCTTGGAGGCGGAAGTGGGAGGAACGCATCAGAGACGTCTTGGGTCAGTGGGTCAGACCGCACGACCCAAGGTGTCCCCCCTGTCTAGACAGATCAGCTCTGAACTCTCTAAACCCTCCACCTATAATCCGGGGCGCTGCAG GTCTGTTACCCCCACTGAACTAAATAGACGGCGGCACCTATCCTCCACCAGCAGTTTCGATTTTGACCACATGGACcctcttgttcatttcaaagaGCTGAGTATGCCAAG CATAAGCAGTGAGAAAAATAGTAGCATTAAGATGTTTGACAGGAACTTTGGACGGTCACTTCTGGCAGATTTTTCTGACCATTACCTTTCAAATTTTGTCCTGCATGGAACCTCCGACACCAACTTCAAAGAGAGACTCATCATTGACCTACATATGGCCACACAG CATCCAGTGTTAGACGAACCAATCACAGAAGCTGTGTTTATTGTCGCTGATACAGACAAGTG GACTGTCGACATCATGAGCAGTAAATCGTCCGATCAGCCTCCCAAAGTTAGCCGGGTGGTCGCTTCGCAGCTCGTTTGTAACATGATGGATGCTGTTCAACAGCTTCATAAACTTAAAATGAGCTCAGAATTT TGCTTAATGCATTTAGAGGATCGTCTACAGGAAATTTACTTCAAAAGCATCATGCTTGCTGAGTACTTGAGAGACAGCAAAAATCCTGGGCCTTGTGACATTAAAGGGATTACAAAGTTACTTGG GTTTGATGCTGGAGATCTACCATTGCTGGTTGCCATTGCAGGAACGCATTCCCCCCATCTGTCCCTGGGGGTGGTCTGA